The genome window acACCAGATATCttgattgttgttgtttgagTTCATTAAATAAACGAAGCATAAAACTTAGACACTTAAAAGGGGGCGTTAgagcggctggacagcaagataaagagatccggaAAATAAGCTAAAGGCGGAACTGGGATAAAACCCCACAGTTTCAGTAGGAAAtaacagttagaggtgctggacagcaagacagaagaaaaaagtgggtgtagctagggACCGAACGAAGGAAGCTGCAgataccctttagtaatgcctacggtgcaccacttgaggtgcgcTGAGGGTACtacttattgaaaaatatttttttctcgatGTCTAAAAGCAAAAGTGATTCTATCCTTGACTGTATTCTGTAtctgagaaaattattattattattattattattattattattattattattattattattatcatgtctcttaacttctcagttcctTCAAATGCTTTAGATGGGCCATTCAACTCGCATAGGAAAAGTTTAGCAACTAAGGTCGGCACATGTGTAGGTGACCAGCCACGAGTCATTGCCATAACGGCACTGTGATATCAGAGATATTCTccacaaatggagagagagagagagagaataatccccGTTGAATTGGACTTTGAAATTCGAAACTAATGTTGGTACCACTTTGAAGTTACATTTGCACTCTATCTCAtacatatctgtatctatctatagatagatagatagatatatgagaTAAAATGCAAACGTAACTTTAGCATCTAGTAGCCATATAAGCAACGACACTTTCACAAATCAGCCAATAGTCATCTTACACCGGTTCTCAACTGAAGTTTTGCTGCTAGTCCAGAATTTACAGAAGAATGGACGCGGAAACGCCTATTAAGTTACTAAATCTCTAATATCTGTGCAAATTCTGACACCTGTTGACTAAAATGATTCGTGTGGCCACTCACTGGTAATGAGAACCCCCAAATTAGCCTCATGTCTTAAAGTACACTAGTTAATCTTCAGAATCTCTACTGTTTGTGTGCTGGAATGACACTCATGTTTTCAGTCCCAGACGCCGCCTGAAACCGAAAGAACGCACACTTCTGCGTATCATTAACAAGATTCAGCACCCCTCATTCGTCTAAGTCCGAGTCTGACTTTCAATTCCAGGTACCGGAACAGAGAAAAGAAGCACCAGACATGAAGTATTTAGTCCTGGCCATCGGCCTACTGCTGGTGGTGTCCAATTTGGCTGACGGGTTGAGCCTCAGAGAGCGTCTGGCCCAACAGAAAAACGAGACCAAGGTGGAAGGCAGCTCCGATGACGCTACAACGACCATCGAAGCTCCGAAAGGCCCTACACTTCTGCTGAAGGAGGTGGACTTCGCGGAGACAAACTGTAAGTACTGACGCGCAATCCTTATTCAAACATCACCCGTCAACTCTACTGGCTTCCCCATGCTCATGCAATTCGACACCTGTTCTTAATCCCTCCACTGTCAGCCTTGAGAAttcattcttcttcctcatctgaAATCTTCAATCCTCAAAGACTTTAACCGGCTGCTTGCTACAGCGTGAAACCTCATTCTCTTTCCTCCCTTCATGATTTTGCAGGGCTGGGCTAGGTAAAGGCATGGGGCTGTCTGTTCCCCAAGTCTGTGCATGAAAGGAATTGCTGAAAGGTAAACGAGTAACAGACGAACTGTCAACATTCACGATTGAAAACTTGCTTCTCTCctataaacataatttttctgAGCACCATTCCCTTAGTTTTTCCGATATGTACTGCTGTTTTCCACAAAGACATGTTCAATTGTTTATTAATCTGTCTTTATTTGCTAGtttttcacttatggacattttGTTGGTGGAAGCTCGCTTGGTAGTTTCATAACCTCTTAGGCATATTCCATGTGACTGCTTTTGAAAATTGAATTATGGAAATTCAATAAGGAGATGgtgattataatttatattattctatACTTCCAGGCACAGGTAACGTCTGCAACACCACACAAGATACATGCGAATGCACTGGTGTCTGTGAGTATGTATTCAGCCAAAACCCCTGTTTCTGCAAGAGGGATTGGCACTGCCATGACACTAGCATAGTCAACCGCACCAGTCGGGCTGCAAATAGCACGATCGCAAAGCCAGTAGTTTCTCCAAATGTCGGCCCGGCAAGTTCAGCTGAGGATTCAGACGACGACGCAGACCATGACGACGACACCGACGAAGACAATTCCGGGGAAGACGGGCCTACTACTCGCATCAGACGTGACACCACCGACTCAGAGCGAGATGCACGCCGTAAGGACAATGTACCCATCAACTGTGCGATTCAGAGTTGTTCCCCACATCAACAGAACCCCAATGCCACCACTGATTCACACAATTCATCTCATGGAAAACCTGATCATGGGAAACACAATTCAACCACCGATTCACCCAATTCATCCCATGGCAAACACAATTCAACCAACGGTTCACACACCAATGGTGCCAGAGACCAACCCATTGCCACGCCACCGAGCCCTCAAGGTTCACGGGCAAGACGGGGTGCTGATGATTCAAAGCCAGCTTTGGACCAGAGAGCCAGTAATACAAGACAAAATTCAACAACTATAAGACCTGCTTTGCAACAAGATGCTAAAAACAACAGCCAGTCCAAGGTAACCTCTCAAGGACCACGTACCACACTTGGTGGTGCCGATGCAAAACAGGATTCCCCAGCCCCACAACCTGCCCGTGCTTCTtcacaagatgatgatgatgatgatgacgatgatactCCAGTGGCCACAAAAACTACTCGTACCAGGCGAGGTGCCCCTTTGGCTACGCAGGGTTCAAACAAGAATGTAACTAGCCCAAAGCCAACCCCACAACCTACACACCCTCCCACAACCCCAAAAACTACTCGTTCCAGACGAGGCGCCCCTTTATTACGCAGGGTTCAAACAAGAATGTAACTAGCCCAAAGCCACCCCCACAACCTACACACTCCCACAACCCCAAAACTACTCGTTCCAGACGAGGCGCCCCTTTGGCTACAGGGTTCAAACAAGAATGTAACTAGCCCAAAGCCACCCCACAACCTACACACCCTCCCACAACCCCAAAACTACTCGTTCCAGACGAGGCGCCTTTGGCACGCAGGGTTCAAACAAGAATGTAACTAGCCCAAAGCCACCCCCACAACCTACACACCCTCCCACAACCCCAAAACTACTCGTTCCAGACGAGGCGCCCCTTTGGCTACATGAGGGTTCAAACAAGAATGTAACTAGCCCAAAGCCACCCCCACAACCTACACACCCTCCCACAACCCCAAAAACTACTCGTTCCAGACGAGGCGCCCCTTTGGCTACGCAGGGTTCAAACAAGAATGTAACTAGCCCAAAGCCACCCCCACAACCTACACACCCTCCCACAACCCCAAAAACTACTCGTTCCAGACGAGGCGCCCCTTTGGCTACGCAGGGTTCAAACAAGAATGTAACTAGCCCAAAGCCAACCCCACAACCTACACACCCTCCCACAACCCCAAAACTACTCGTTCCAGACGAGGCGCCCCTGGCTACGCAGGGTTCAAACAAGAATGTAACTAGCCCAAAGCCACCCCACAACCTACACACACTCCTACAACCCCAAAAACTACTCGTTCCAGACGAGGCCCCTTTACTACGCAGGGTTCAAACAAGAATGTAACTAGCCCAAAGCCACCCCACAACCTACACACCTCCTACAACCCCAAAAACTACTCGTTCCAGACAGGCGCCCTTTGGCTACCCAGGGTTCAAACAAGAATGTAACTAGCCCAAAACCACCCCACAACCTACACACCCTCCTACAACCCCAAAAACTACTCGTTCCAGACGAGGCCCCTTTAATACGCAGGGTTCAAACAAGAATGTAACTAGCCCAAAGCCAACCCCACAACCTACACACCCTCCCACAACCCCAAAAACTACTCGTTCCAGACGAGGCGCCCCTTTGGCTACGCAGGGTTCAAACAAGAATGTAACTAGCCCAAAGCCACCCCCACAACCTACACACCCTCCTACAACCCCAAAAACTACTCGTTTCAGACGAGGCCCCCCTTTGGCTACGCAGGGTTCAAACAAGAATGTAACTAGCCCAAAGCCAACCCCACAACCTACACACCCTCCCACAACCCCAAAAACTACTCGTTCCAGACGAGGCACCCCTTTGGCTACCCAGGGTTCAAACAAGAATGTAACTAGCTCAAAGCCAACCCCACAACCTGCAAACCCACCCACACAGGAAGACAATGCTGGCAACAATTCCACAGCAACACCTCACGGTTCACGTGCTACACGTGACAACAGCTCAGAACAAGCTGCACCAGTGTCAAGCCCTTCTCTTCCTTCCACTTCGATCTCTCATGGTCCCCGGGCTACACAGGGTGATGCTGGAACAAAGCAAAATCCAACCCAAGGCAGTAACACGAGACAAGGTCCACCATCTTCAGTCGCAACTGTGCCACAAGATGATGCCAGCGAAGAAGACACATCCGCCGATACCGATTAAGCTGCTTTGAGAGCAATGGTTTTAAGCCATATTTCAGGGATCTGGAGTGAGTAGTGGATGGCCATGATGGCATCTGAGAGCTAACAGGATGGGTGCGTGATGGTGATTACATGTCTGAGCTGGTGTTCAGatcaacaattaaacaggaaaaaaaaaaaaacctgaaaatataaaCCTATGTcacaaaaaaacacataaaattaagaataagttgtcagtgacctttgaccttgatCTTAAGACCTTTTGCTTCCCAAGTTTTGGTTTTTTACATTGTAGTTTTGATGAAAATTGCTTGtttgttactgaaattttttttttcattatatttatccaAACACTTCTTGCATCTGgtcttaatatattatatatatatt of Macrobrachium rosenbergii isolate ZJJX-2024 chromosome 34, ASM4041242v1, whole genome shotgun sequence contains these proteins:
- the LOC136856076 gene encoding uncharacterized protein; its protein translation is MKYLVLAIGLLLVVSNLADGLSLRERLAQQKNETKVEGSSDDATTTIEAPKGPTLLLKEVDFAETNCTGNVCNTTQDTCECTGVCEYVFSQNPCFCKRDWHCHDTSIVNRTSRAANSTIAKPVVSPNVGPASSAEDSDDDADHDDDTDEDNSGEDGPTTRIRRDTTDSERDARRKDNVPINCAIQSCSPHQQNPNATTDSHNSSHGKPDHGKHNSTTDSPNSSHGKHNSTNGSHTNGARDQPIATPPSPQGSRARRGADDSKPALDQRASNTRQNSTTIRPALQQDAKNNSQSKVTSQGPRTTLGGADAKQDSPAPQPARASSQDDDDDDDDDTPVATKTTRTRRGAPLATQGSNKNVTSPKPTPQPTHPPTTPKTTRSRRGAPLLRRVQTRM